In one Melopsittacus undulatus isolate bMelUnd1 chromosome 4, bMelUnd1.mat.Z, whole genome shotgun sequence genomic region, the following are encoded:
- the NFKBIA gene encoding NF-kappa-B inhibitor alpha, with product MRSAAAAAAHSQQAATMISASRVAEPPAMEGYEQPKKDRQGGLPLDDRHDSGLGSLKEEEYGQLVKELEDIRLQPREPPAWAQQLTEDGDTFLHLAIIHEEKALSLEVIRQTAGDRAFLNFQNNLSQTPLHLAVITDQPEIAEHLLKAGCNLEIRDFRGNTPLHIACQQGSLRSVSVLTQYCQPHHLLAVLQATNYNGHTCLHLASIQGYLAVVEYLLSLGADVNAQEPCNGRTALHLAVDLQNSDLVSLLVKHGADVNKVTYQGYSPYQLTWGRENSSIQEQLKQLTMVDLQMLPESEDEESSESEPESTEDELMYDDCLIGGRQLTF from the exons ATGCGaagcgccgccgccgccgccgctcacTCGCAGCAAGCCGCCACCATGATCAGTGCTAGCCGTGTCGCCGAGCCGCCGGCTATGGAGGGCTACGAGCAGCCAAAGAAAGACCGTCAGGGCGGGCTCCCGCTCGACGATCGCCACGACAGCGGCTTGGGCTCCCTAAAGGAGGAGGAGTACGGGCAGCTGGTGAAGGAGCTGGAAGACATCCGCTTGCAGCCCCGCGAGCCGCCCGCCTGGGCACAGCAGCTGACGGAGGACGGGGACAC TTTTCTCCACTTGGCGATTATTCACGAGGAAAAGGCCCTGAGCCTGGAGGTGATCCGGCAGACGGCCGGGGACCGTGCTTTCCTCAACTTCCAGAACAACCTCAGCCAG ACTCCTCTTCACCTGGCAGTGATCACTGACCAGCCTGAAATTGCCGAGCATCTTCTGAAGGCTGGATGCAACCTGGAAATCAGGGACTTCCGAGGAAACACCCCCCTGCACATCGCCTGCCAGCAGGGCTCCCTCAGGAGTGTCAGTGTCCTCACTCAGTACTGCCAGCCACACCACCTCCTCGCTGTCTTACAGGCGACCAACTACAACG GACATACATGTCTCCATTTGGCATCTATTCAAGGATACCTTGCTGTTGTTGAATACTTGCTGTCCTTGGGAGCAGATGTGAATGCTCAG GAGCCATGCAATGGGAGAACTGCACTACATTTGGCTGTTGACCTGCAGAATTCAGACCTGGTGTCACTTCTGGTGAAACATGGGGCGGACGTGAACAAAGTGACCTACCAGGGATACTCCCCGTATCAGCTCACATGGGGTAGAGAGAATTCCAGCATACAGGAACAGCTGAAGCAGCTGACCATGGTTGACCTGCAGATGTTGCCAGAAAGTGAGGATGAGGAGAGCAGTGAATCAGAGCCCGAATCAACAGAGGATGAA cTTATGTATGACGACTGCCTTATTGGAGGACGACAGCTGACGTTTTAA